CAGCCACAGCAGGGCAATCCATAGGGAGAACCAGATCGGCGCAGGGTTGAACGGTTTTTTTGGGGGTGGCGTTGAGAGTTTTTTCATTTAAATCACCCTCGCCCTGAAATGGCCGGATAGACGATCCAGCAAAGCTACGATGAGGTATATGCCCAAAGCGATGCCGAGGATTCGGTCATAATCGAACAGTCGCATCGCCATGACCATGTCATAGCCGACACCACCCGCCCCGACCAGACCAAGAATCGCCGCAGCGCGGAGATTGTGATCGAGAATGTACAGCGTCGAACCGATGAAATCAGGCATGGCCTGGGGGAGGTAGGCATAGGTTCGGACCTGAAGCCATCCGGCCCCATGCGCCTCGACCCCTTCAATGGGTTTGGCATCGACCACCTCGATGCTCTCGGCAAAAAACTTGCCCATGAAGCCGACCGTCACGAATGACAGGGCCATGACGCCAGGGAGTGGGCCGAGGCCGACCGCCGAGACGAAAACCAGCGCCCAGACCAATTCCGGCAATGCCCGCATGAACGAAAGCAAGCTTCGCGTAACGTGGAAAACCACCGGGTGGGGGCTGGTGTTTTTCGCCGCAAGAAAGCCAAGGGGCAGGCTGATTACCAGGGCTATGCTCGTGGCAAGCAGCGTCATTTCGATGGTCTCCAGCATTTTCCTCAAAAGTTCGGGCAAATACTCAACGTCCGGCATGACGAGAATGTTGCCAAGAAAGCTCAGGAGGCGGGGAATGGACGCCACCAGACGCAGAGGGTCGATTTCCGCGATGGGAGCGGCCCAGGCCAACAAACTGCTGACGACAACGAAAGAAATCACGACCGCGAAAGATGGAAGCCCGTTACGCGTAGGCCAGCAAAGGGGCAGGCTGTTGTTCATCATTGGCTTCCTTCTTGGTGTGATAGATTTGGTCAAGTGTGCGCTGATCAAGTTCATTGGGATGACCGTCAAAAACGATTTGCCCCGCATTCACACCGATGACCCGGGAGGCAAAACGTTTGGCCAGATCCACCTGATGCAGATTGACGATAACGGTTATTCCGTCGCGGTCACAGATCTCCCGCAGGAGTTGCATGATTTCTTCACTGGTCACCGGATCAAGGCTTGCAACCGGCTCGTCGGCCAGCAGAACCCGGGGCTGTTGCGCCAACGCCCGGGCAATCCCCACGCGCTGTTGCTGCCCGCCGGAAAGCCTGTCGGCCCGATCCCAGGCGCGATCAAGCAGACCTACCCGGTCGAGGGCCTGAAAAGCGTGATCCATGTCGTTTTTGCGAAAGAGATACAGCATGCTCCCCACCCAGGAGCGGTATTTTAACCTGCCGGTCAGTGCGTTGGTCATGACGGACAGGCGGCTCACGAGATTGTAATGCTGGAAGATGATCCCCACGTCGCCGCGCACCTCTCTCAGATTCAATCGGTTGACGACCCGATCCGCCACTTTCACCTCGCCGCTTGTCGGCAGCTCCAGCCCGTTGATCATCCGAAGCATGGTGGATTTGCCCGCTCCTGAAGGCCCGATGATAGCCGTCAGGCTACCTGGCGCGAAGTCAACGCTAACGCCGTGCAATGCTTGAAAACCATTGCCGAATTTCTTTGTAACCCCTTGCAGGGAAATGCTTGCCATTTGCTGGCCTCCTTATAAAGAAGGATGTCGCGCCGCATTCGCGCGGCGCTGCATCCGTAATTTGTTGTCTGAGCGAGTTGCTGTGGAATTACTTAAGCAATTTCTTTTTCTTCAACCCAAGCTCCCGCACCATGTCCCGGACGACCTGGTAGTCAGCAGGAGTTACGGCGACGTAATGGCTCAACTCACCGTAGCCCGTGACCTGGATGTCCTTATGGGCACCCAGAATCGCATCCCGGATCTTGACTTTCAGATCTTCGGGAAGATCCTTGCGGTAGCAAAGAGGTGAACCGGGCAAGGGATCGGATTCCAGCAGAACACGGTTCGTTTCCTTGGTGATCAGGCCTTTTTTCAACATTTTGCCGTAGGTGATGTCGTTGTCGGCGGCGGCATCCACGGTTTTGTTCTTGACCGCCAGTTCTGCGGCGTCATGGGAGCCTGCATAGGTGAATTTGCCGAAGAACTCCTGAGGCATCATGCCGGTGGCCTTTTTCACCATGAATGTGGGCATCAACCCTCCAGAAGTGGAAGCAGGGTCGACAAAGGCCACGTTTTTGCCCTTCAGGTCCTGAATAGTCTTGATGGCGCTGTCACCCGGAACGACAAAAATACTCTTGTAGGTGTGGGAGTCGCTGCCCTTGCGGATACCGGCCGCGAAGGCCTCCGCGCCAGCTTCCTGTTCGGCGAGGTAATAGGACAGAGGACCAAACCAGGCGATATCGACTCGCTTCTTGCGCATCGCCTCGATAACGCCGGTATAATCGGTGGCGGTAA
This portion of the bacterium genome encodes:
- the phnE gene encoding phosphonate ABC transporter, permease protein PhnE; the encoded protein is MNNSLPLCWPTRNGLPSFAVVISFVVVSSLLAWAAPIAEIDPLRLVASIPRLLSFLGNILVMPDVEYLPELLRKMLETIEMTLLATSIALVISLPLGFLAAKNTSPHPVVFHVTRSLLSFMRALPELVWALVFVSAVGLGPLPGVMALSFVTVGFMGKFFAESIEVVDAKPIEGVEAHGAGWLQVRTYAYLPQAMPDFIGSTLYILDHNLRAAAILGLVGAGGVGYDMVMAMRLFDYDRILGIALGIYLIVALLDRLSGHFRARVI
- the phnC gene encoding phosphonate ABC transporter ATP-binding protein, which translates into the protein MASISLQGVTKKFGNGFQALHGVSVDFAPGSLTAIIGPSGAGKSTMLRMINGLELPTSGEVKVADRVVNRLNLREVRGDVGIIFQHYNLVSRLSVMTNALTGRLKYRSWVGSMLYLFRKNDMDHAFQALDRVGLLDRAWDRADRLSGGQQQRVGIARALAQQPRVLLADEPVASLDPVTSEEIMQLLREICDRDGITVIVNLHQVDLAKRFASRVIGVNAGQIVFDGHPNELDQRTLDQIYHTKKEANDEQQPAPLLAYA
- the phnD gene encoding phosphonate ABC transporter substrate-binding protein; this encodes MKVFMKKIGAFCAGVAAFTMLAVPAMAGGLIMGLIPAENNEEMVKQFEPMRAYLESKTGQKVKVFTATDYTGVIEAMRKKRVDIAWFGPLSYYLAEQEAGAEAFAAGIRKGSDSHTYKSIFVVPGDSAIKTIQDLKGKNVAFVDPASTSGGLMPTFMVKKATGMMPQEFFGKFTYAGSHDAAELAVKNKTVDAAADNDITYGKMLKKGLITKETNRVLLESDPLPGSPLCYRKDLPEDLKVKIRDAILGAHKDIQVTGYGELSHYVAVTPADYQVVRDMVRELGLKKKKLLK